One Methanolobus sp. WCC4 DNA segment encodes these proteins:
- a CDS encoding deoxyribodipyrimidine photo-lyase has protein sequence MTKEYRTSLFIFRRDLRLDDNTALNRALELSDEVVPCFIFDPRLADREREHFNHNAFQFLLGSLEDLKEQLRSRDGELFLFSGMPDDIIKELAKNHEIDAVFFNRDYTPFSRKRDEVIENVCNDAGIKVFSYHDALLHEPGTVLTNEGKPYKVFSQFFRKASQMEFPLPEMKGEGRFFSGDIDHGSRIELCGITDIWSFERNDHLFTKGGRTHALETLQDIGSFVNYDNERDFPSINGTTGLSAHNKLGTISIREFYYYVKDELGAGHTLINELHWRDFFTHLAVAFPDVFEHAFKKKFEDLPWMNDKRLFEAWCSGRTGFPIVDAGMRELNTTGYMHNRVRMIVASFLVKDLHIDWKWGERYFASKLVDYDPCVNNGNWQWSASTGADSQPYFRIFNPWTQQKRFDSDCLYVREWIPELADIDPKAIHSLEKGQELQRVDYPHPVVDHSMERNVALTMFKAMG, from the coding sequence ATGACAAAGGAATACAGAACATCCCTGTTCATATTCAGGCGTGACCTTCGCCTTGATGACAATACAGCCTTGAACCGGGCACTGGAACTGTCCGATGAGGTGGTCCCATGTTTTATCTTCGACCCGAGACTTGCGGACAGGGAACGAGAACATTTCAATCACAATGCGTTCCAGTTCCTGCTGGGATCCCTTGAGGACCTGAAAGAACAATTACGATCAAGGGATGGTGAACTTTTCCTTTTCTCCGGCATGCCTGATGATATAATCAAGGAACTTGCCAAAAATCACGAAATAGATGCCGTCTTCTTCAACCGGGATTACACACCTTTCAGCAGGAAGCGGGATGAAGTAATAGAAAATGTATGTAATGATGCTGGCATCAAGGTATTCAGCTATCATGATGCGCTCCTTCATGAACCGGGAACTGTGCTGACCAACGAAGGGAAGCCCTATAAGGTATTCTCCCAGTTCTTCAGGAAGGCTTCACAGATGGAGTTCCCACTTCCGGAAATGAAGGGTGAAGGCAGATTCTTTTCAGGCGATATCGACCACGGTTCCAGAATCGAACTTTGTGGGATCACTGATATCTGGTCTTTCGAAAGGAACGATCATCTATTCACAAAAGGTGGCAGAACCCATGCTCTGGAGACCCTGCAGGATATTGGCAGTTTCGTGAACTATGACAATGAACGTGACTTTCCCTCGATCAATGGGACAACAGGACTTTCCGCTCATAACAAACTGGGTACCATCTCCATACGGGAGTTCTATTATTATGTAAAGGATGAGCTTGGTGCCGGACACACACTGATAAATGAACTCCACTGGCGTGATTTCTTCACTCATCTTGCTGTTGCTTTTCCTGATGTGTTCGAACATGCTTTCAAAAAGAAGTTCGAGGACCTTCCATGGATGAATGACAAACGCCTTTTTGAGGCATGGTGTTCAGGAAGGACGGGCTTCCCTATCGTCGATGCAGGGATGAGGGAACTGAACACTACCGGATACATGCACAACCGTGTGAGGATGATAGTCGCATCCTTCCTTGTGAAGGACCTGCATATTGACTGGAAATGGGGTGAACGCTACTTTGCCAGTAAGCTTGTGGACTACGACCCCTGCGTCAACAACGGTAACTGGCAATGGTCCGCATCAACAGGTGCAGACTCACAACCATATTTCCGTATCTTCAATCCCTGGACTCAACAGAAGAGGTTTGACTCAGACTGCCTGTATGTCAGGGAGTGGATACCTGAACTTGCAGATATCGATCCAAAGGCAATCCATTCCCTTGAAAAAGGACAGGAGCTTCAGAGAGTTGATTATCCACATCCAGTGGTGGACCATTCGATGGAACGGAATGTGGCTCTTACGATGTTCAAAGCGATGGGCTGA
- a CDS encoding cohesin domain-containing protein: MKRMMLLVSLLCLVSLASAQDMVISVSDTTGAAESIVEVPINLEGAEDVGSMDISLMYDPAVLQAVGVEAGELGGNAYIESNTASEGKVMIALADSSGINGDGSVAVVSFKVLGDVGSSSTLTLGDVAVHNTDLVEVISPTIDGTLSVTEEASESAGYAGMLLMTIGAIAVALLFVKRR; this comes from the coding sequence ATGAAAAGAATGATGTTGTTAGTTAGTCTGTTGTGTCTTGTATCTCTTGCATCGGCACAGGATATGGTCATAAGTGTAAGTGATACCACAGGCGCAGCCGAAAGTATAGTGGAGGTTCCTATCAACCTTGAGGGAGCTGAAGATGTGGGAAGTATGGATATTTCCCTTATGTATGATCCGGCAGTCCTGCAGGCTGTGGGAGTGGAAGCTGGTGAACTTGGCGGAAATGCTTACATTGAGTCCAATACGGCCAGTGAGGGGAAGGTTATGATCGCATTGGCTGACTCTTCCGGCATAAACGGTGATGGTTCTGTTGCAGTCGTATCATTCAAGGTTCTTGGTGATGTAGGTTCATCCAGTACTCTGACACTGGGTGATGTGGCAGTACACAATACCGACCTTGTAGAGGTTATCTCTCCCACCATTGACGGAACTCTCAGTGTTACCGAGGAAGCTTCGGAAAGCGCAGGTTACGCAGGCATGCTGCTGATGACAATTGGTGCGATCGCCGTAGCCCTGTTATTTGTCAAAAGAAGATAA
- a CDS encoding HAD family phosphatase, translated as MIEALIFDMDGVLIDSMHLHSKAWKTAFMEVGIDIDERDIFSLEGENDPGIVKMVLDSSGSDAGRFDELMNLVPHRKHELFDRDAVTMFSGIDECLKALKDRFRLAVVSGSDRTVVKVMMDRFFPGVFDAIVSGDDTEKGKPEPDPYNKAVELLGVEKQNCIVVENARLGVMSAKNAGIFTVGIPTYLERKELEHADIVLHDHEELFRFSGLLLRT; from the coding sequence GTGATAGAAGCTCTGATATTTGATATGGACGGCGTGCTCATCGACTCGATGCATCTGCATTCAAAAGCCTGGAAGACTGCTTTCATGGAAGTCGGGATAGATATCGATGAAAGAGATATATTCAGTCTTGAAGGGGAGAATGACCCGGGAATCGTGAAGATGGTACTGGACAGTAGCGGAAGTGATGCTGGCAGGTTCGATGAACTCATGAATTTGGTCCCGCATAGGAAGCATGAACTCTTTGACAGGGATGCTGTTACCATGTTCAGCGGTATCGATGAATGCCTGAAAGCATTGAAGGACAGATTCAGACTTGCTGTTGTTTCAGGTTCTGACAGAACTGTGGTCAAGGTGATGATGGACAGGTTCTTCCCCGGAGTTTTCGATGCCATTGTCAGCGGAGATGACACTGAGAAAGGAAAGCCAGAGCCAGACCCCTATAACAAAGCTGTGGAATTGCTGGGAGTTGAGAAGCAGAACTGCATCGTCGTGGAAAATGCAAGACTTGGGGTCATGTCTGCGAAGAATGCAGGGATATTCACAGTTGGAATACCAACCTACCTTGAAAGGAAAGAGCTTGAACATGCAGACATAGTACTGCATGACCACGAAGAGCTATTCAGGTTCTCAGGACTATTGCTTCGTACATGA
- a CDS encoding cohesin domain-containing protein: protein MSNTSKSLQHVLLIYLLVVFMCVAGIGNAKTPLPNADAVFSENDCQPTLPYGFAATDNCYAVWTYGEMTAGKGDYAKVHRLYCYYENEKTGGKANCELHLFELSEEKVKEIFTRGEKDECNSVIPGWMGGWSKTLESTEDRSVILCGRPELNPEFHEMVGNIRYRNSVINIRVESQGSEDVVKSFFAALEENAKRVIDGKSCQDWCSKVNEHFVWDGKSEWPECGCICEKGYGKNDDECVKCEDWCQKMDTRAHYDSKESNPDECKCNCTGKLLEFVWDVDNGTCECVTGAVPNGSECECPEGWNLSVWGDKCIKEEKEVVEKTSIEVERERIAKQYPGLKKGYLLFSEGIVTTAYVRWVSGTVFKPDYGHVGIYIGDFEANKSYKVMDQAQLPLKVFRNGEAFMLTEVGHYIEPGDWIIGCVVESRWNGIVFNTVDGMKNEARRTMGKGEPEFDWKTTNPPPHEDEVDEIITFALQKIDLTQQGKARYWFGKQGSTQFHARAPGNPEAGIELWDCVSLGIAAYERAGCYPVPQHLDDWVSVQPQELYDFMDNFEPWSLHRAFNIKVESPVNLHLYDSQNRHVGFTPSGAFERDIPNAYYYLEVEQDPQAIFVQNANDEYTLVIQAVDSGSFNLKIQDLNVSRSDYLTKVEFLDVPITESTIATIPLGTDHKDYRMNIDQDDDGKTDQVLDPTSLKVSFIDSWDGIMSGLTFESRSKPAGSSIQIPLTLNGVNENIGNMDMTLSYDPSVLEATKVTKGGLTTDSLFDYNIMDGTIKISLADREGFSGDCSIAYVNFDVIGAEGSSSPLGIVSITANRADDYQTVVIQTWNGLFTVINIEEGMGDGDGDGTYTALDALYALQMSVSKIPLDPVMDVNKDGSVSSIDARIILKNAVGGE from the coding sequence ATGAGTAACACATCTAAGAGCTTACAGCATGTTCTTCTCATCTATCTATTAGTTGTATTTATGTGTGTGGCCGGAATTGGAAACGCTAAGACACCTTTGCCTAATGCCGATGCGGTGTTCAGCGAAAACGATTGCCAGCCAACTCTTCCATATGGGTTTGCCGCCACTGACAATTGTTATGCTGTATGGACATATGGCGAAATGACAGCTGGCAAAGGGGATTATGCAAAAGTACACAGACTGTACTGTTATTATGAAAATGAAAAAACCGGGGGGAAGGCAAATTGTGAATTGCATTTGTTCGAACTTAGCGAAGAAAAAGTGAAGGAAATTTTTACTCGCGGGGAAAAAGATGAGTGTAATAGCGTAATCCCTGGCTGGATGGGTGGTTGGAGTAAGACCCTGGAAAGTACGGAAGATAGGTCTGTCATATTATGTGGAAGGCCAGAGTTAAATCCTGAATTTCATGAAATGGTGGGGAACATTCGTTACCGTAATTCAGTGATAAATATTCGCGTTGAATCTCAGGGTAGTGAAGATGTTGTTAAGTCCTTTTTTGCTGCACTGGAAGAAAATGCGAAAAGAGTTATAGATGGAAAAAGCTGCCAGGACTGGTGTAGTAAAGTGAATGAGCACTTTGTATGGGATGGAAAAAGTGAATGGCCTGAATGTGGTTGCATATGCGAGAAAGGCTATGGAAAAAATGATGATGAATGCGTGAAGTGTGAAGATTGGTGCCAGAAGATGGATACTCGTGCTCACTACGACTCTAAGGAAAGTAATCCTGATGAATGCAAATGCAATTGTACGGGTAAACTGCTAGAATTCGTATGGGATGTAGATAACGGAACATGTGAATGTGTCACTGGTGCGGTGCCCAACGGAAGTGAATGTGAGTGTCCAGAAGGTTGGAACCTGAGTGTATGGGGGGATAAATGCATAAAAGAAGAGAAGGAGGTAGTGGAGAAAACATCCATTGAAGTGGAGAGGGAACGGATTGCTAAACAGTATCCAGGGCTCAAAAAAGGATATTTGCTCTTCTCAGAAGGTATTGTTACAACAGCTTATGTAAGGTGGGTGTCCGGGACAGTTTTCAAACCTGATTACGGACATGTGGGGATTTATATTGGCGATTTTGAGGCTAATAAAAGTTACAAGGTTATGGACCAAGCACAACTTCCTCTTAAAGTATTTAGGAACGGCGAGGCTTTTATGCTTACCGAAGTGGGCCATTACATAGAACCCGGGGACTGGATTATAGGTTGTGTTGTGGAGTCTCGATGGAATGGAATTGTTTTTAATACGGTGGATGGGATGAAGAATGAAGCCAGAAGAACCATGGGAAAGGGGGAACCTGAGTTTGACTGGAAGACAACAAACCCCCCTCCTCATGAAGATGAAGTGGATGAAATCATCACATTTGCATTGCAAAAGATTGACCTCACTCAGCAGGGTAAAGCAAGGTACTGGTTTGGAAAACAAGGATCGACACAGTTTCATGCTCGAGCACCTGGAAACCCTGAAGCTGGGATAGAATTGTGGGATTGCGTTAGTCTCGGGATAGCAGCCTATGAGAGGGCTGGATGTTATCCAGTTCCACAACATCTGGATGACTGGGTTTCCGTTCAGCCACAGGAGTTATATGATTTTATGGATAATTTCGAGCCTTGGTCTCTGCATAGGGCATTTAATATTAAGGTAGAAAGCCCTGTAAATCTACATCTTTATGATAGCCAGAATCGACATGTTGGTTTTACTCCCAGTGGAGCATTTGAGAGGGACATACCAAATGCGTATTATTATCTTGAGGTGGAGCAGGATCCTCAAGCCATTTTTGTTCAAAATGCTAATGATGAGTACACACTGGTAATCCAGGCTGTGGATAGCGGCAGTTTCAATCTTAAAATCCAGGATCTTAATGTGTCCCGTTCAGATTACCTGACAAAGGTCGAGTTCCTAGACGTTCCAATCACAGAGAGTACAATTGCAACAATCCCTTTAGGTACTGATCATAAGGACTATCGTATGAATATTGATCAGGATGACGATGGGAAAACTGACCAAGTATTGGATCCAACGTCACTTAAAGTATCCTTCATTGATTCATGGGATGGCATTATGTCAGGACTTACCTTTGAATCCCGGAGCAAGCCTGCCGGAAGTAGCATACAGATCCCACTGACATTGAATGGGGTCAATGAAAATATTGGAAATATGGATATGACACTGAGTTATGACCCATCCGTTTTAGAAGCAACTAAGGTTACCAAAGGTGGCCTGACCACGGATTCCCTTTTCGACTACAATATCATGGACGGAACCATAAAGATAAGTCTTGCTGACAGGGAAGGATTTAGCGGAGACTGTTCGATTGCCTACGTTAACTTTGATGTTATCGGGGCAGAGGGTTCATCATCTCCTCTTGGGATCGTCTCCATCACAGCGAACAGAGCAGATGATTATCAAACTGTGGTGATACAAACCTGGAATGGCCTGTTCACTGTGATAAACATAGAGGAAGGTATGGGGGATGGTGACGGTGACGGTACGTATACAGCACTGGATGCACTCTATGCACTTCAGATGTCAGTTAGTAAGATCCCTCTAGATCCGGTCATGGATGTGAATAAAGACGGAAGCGTATCATCTATCGATGCCAGGATCATTTTGAAAAATGCTGTAGGGGGAGAATGA
- a CDS encoding amino acid permease, translated as MSDENGIRVSLSRDLTLFDITMIGIAGMIGAGIFALTGIATGIAGPAVLLAFFLNGIVATFTGLAYAELGSAIPEAGGSYLWVKEGIGNHFGFLAGWVDWAAHTIACSLYAVTFGAFFSEFVIHFLGYEGMSQGALMSSSAFVIVTLMAYLNYLGAKESGRIGGLVTLFKVAILLVFACFGIYRTILTPDWAVAFFADPSFLPNGFGGLLVAMGLTFIAFEGYEIIAQSGEEVKDPEKNIPRAVLLSLWVAVIVYIMVAFALIGAIKVDGPSWIYLGQLGEFSMIRVADQIMAFGSILIIAGGFVSTISAMNATVYSSSRVAFALGRMGYLPETLSRINEKRRTPHYAILFSYFIIATMTFAPIETVASAANVMFLILFILVNSVLIILRFRRPDLKRAFKMPFAPYLPIIAIVVQLVIGYYLVTNIKDTTFIVGITVFWVLAGSFFYFSYSEKEIKRRATSLRKKVYEEKPFAEEGYKILVPIKNMETAGDLAKLANMVAKEKNGHVVFLKVLTFPEQTPLSASDEYVDERRSLMRELISSVDVPAGGIIKVGRDASDSILDTIDEEKPDMVIMGWRGRTFRRDFVLGSTLDPILLKAPCDVVVARFEPGRGLRDVRSILLPTAGGPHAELAAELAHDLASVENATVTMFNVGRSSEDEARAIAAFRNLESYFEDVDTERKFTVSENIEKGLSEEAKKQDVVFIGATTRPFLKNFLLGVFPEKIIKNTDTTVIMARKWIKLRDVIKK; from the coding sequence GTGTCAGATGAGAATGGTATTCGCGTAAGTCTTAGCAGGGACTTGACGCTCTTTGATATAACAATGATAGGGATTGCCGGGATGATCGGGGCGGGCATATTCGCTCTGACCGGTATAGCAACGGGAATTGCAGGACCTGCTGTCCTTCTTGCATTCTTTTTGAATGGTATTGTAGCAACATTTACGGGACTTGCCTATGCAGAGCTTGGTTCTGCTATTCCGGAGGCGGGTGGAAGTTACCTCTGGGTAAAAGAGGGTATTGGCAATCACTTCGGATTCCTGGCCGGATGGGTCGACTGGGCGGCTCACACCATTGCATGTTCGCTTTATGCGGTCACATTCGGTGCATTCTTTTCAGAGTTCGTGATCCACTTCTTGGGATATGAAGGGATGTCCCAGGGTGCGCTGATGAGCAGCTCTGCATTCGTTATTGTCACTCTCATGGCCTACCTTAATTACCTTGGTGCAAAGGAAAGCGGAAGGATCGGCGGTCTGGTCACCCTTTTCAAAGTCGCTATTCTTCTGGTGTTCGCATGTTTCGGTATTTACAGGACCATCCTCACACCTGACTGGGCAGTTGCATTCTTTGCAGACCCTTCGTTCCTGCCGAACGGTTTTGGTGGTCTTCTTGTTGCAATGGGTCTCACGTTCATAGCATTCGAAGGGTATGAGATAATCGCCCAGAGTGGAGAGGAGGTCAAGGATCCGGAAAAGAACATACCACGGGCTGTATTGCTTTCGTTGTGGGTTGCTGTTATTGTCTATATCATGGTCGCTTTTGCCCTGATAGGTGCCATTAAGGTAGACGGCCCCAGCTGGATCTATCTCGGACAGCTAGGTGAGTTCAGTATGATACGGGTCGCAGACCAGATCATGGCATTCGGTTCCATTCTCATTATTGCAGGTGGTTTCGTTTCCACGATAAGTGCCATGAACGCTACTGTCTATTCCTCATCAAGAGTGGCTTTTGCCCTTGGAAGGATGGGTTATCTGCCTGAAACCCTTTCCCGGATCAATGAAAAGAGAAGAACGCCTCACTATGCCATCCTTTTCAGTTATTTCATCATTGCGACCATGACGTTTGCTCCCATCGAGACTGTCGCTTCCGCAGCGAATGTGATGTTCCTTATATTGTTCATTCTGGTCAATTCCGTGCTTATTATCCTGAGGTTCAGGCGACCTGACCTGAAAAGGGCCTTTAAGATGCCATTTGCTCCCTATCTTCCTATAATTGCGATCGTGGTGCAGCTTGTCATTGGTTATTATCTTGTGACGAATATCAAGGATACGACCTTTATTGTAGGCATCACTGTGTTCTGGGTACTTGCAGGTTCATTCTTCTACTTCTCTTATTCTGAGAAGGAGATCAAGAGGCGTGCAACATCTCTTCGCAAGAAGGTATATGAAGAGAAGCCATTCGCTGAGGAAGGTTACAAGATCCTTGTGCCTATCAAGAATATGGAAACTGCAGGTGATCTTGCGAAGCTTGCCAATATGGTTGCAAAAGAGAAGAACGGGCACGTTGTCTTCCTGAAGGTCCTGACATTCCCTGAGCAGACACCGCTTTCAGCTTCTGATGAATATGTCGATGAAAGGAGGTCCCTTATGAGGGAACTCATCAGTTCTGTGGATGTCCCTGCAGGAGGTATCATCAAGGTTGGAAGGGATGCGTCCGATTCTATCCTTGATACCATCGATGAAGAGAAACCTGATATGGTCATCATGGGCTGGAGGGGCAGGACCTTCCGCCGTGATTTCGTCCTTGGAAGCACACTTGATCCGATTCTGCTCAAAGCGCCTTGTGACGTTGTTGTGGCAAGGTTCGAGCCAGGCAGGGGCCTTAGGGATGTACGTAGCATATTGTTGCCCACAGCCGGTGGTCCGCATGCTGAACTTGCCGCAGAGCTGGCGCATGACCTTGCATCTGTGGAGAATGCTACTGTTACGATGTTCAATGTAGGCAGGTCTTCAGAGGATGAGGCTAGGGCGATAGCGGCTTTCAGGAATCTGGAAAGTTACTTTGAGGATGTTGATACTGAGAGGAAGTTCACCGTATCAGAGAATATCGAAAAAGGTCTCTCTGAGGAGGCAAAGAAGCAGGATGTGGTATTCATTGGGGCCACTACGAGGCCTTTCCTGAAGAACTTCCTGCTGGGCGTATTCCCGGAGAAGATCATCAAGAACACTGATACGACTGTGATCATGGCTCGTAAGTGGATCAAACTCAGGGATGTTATCAAGAAATAA
- a CDS encoding heme-binding protein produces MDKAGVIFALLTVAAVTAGSWFFAGVYVSMTTERVAYEVLDDIGDGVEIRQYGEMTVISTVAKDSGDAFSSLASYIYGGNDKDAKIDMTAPVLSSEEGDFVNMSFVLPDAYGLDNAPIPDDSGVSVHAIPARKLAVIGFSGYANDDVIEKYRSILDQRLAASDVSTKGDYFLMRYDPPWVPPALMHNEVAIEVE; encoded by the coding sequence ATGGATAAAGCAGGGGTGATCTTCGCTTTATTGACAGTGGCAGCCGTAACAGCAGGCTCATGGTTCTTTGCGGGGGTGTATGTATCAATGACAACGGAACGGGTTGCTTATGAGGTCCTTGATGATATAGGGGATGGTGTTGAGATCAGGCAGTATGGGGAAATGACAGTCATCTCAACAGTTGCAAAAGACTCCGGTGATGCGTTCTCTTCACTTGCATCTTATATTTATGGAGGAAATGATAAGGATGCAAAGATCGATATGACAGCTCCTGTTCTCTCTTCAGAGGAAGGGGACTTTGTCAATATGTCCTTCGTACTTCCTGATGCTTATGGTCTGGACAATGCCCCAATCCCTGATGACTCCGGGGTCTCGGTTCATGCGATCCCTGCCAGAAAGCTTGCAGTTATCGGATTCTCAGGCTACGCAAATGATGATGTCATTGAGAAGTATCGTTCTATCCTCGATCAAAGACTTGCTGCCAGTGATGTCTCCACAAAGGGAGACTATTTCCTGATGCGTTATGATCCTCCGTGGGTGCCGCCTGCCCTTATGCACAACGAGGTCGCTATCGAGGTGGAATGA
- a CDS encoding LamG-like jellyroll fold domain-containing protein, with the protein MSVTVASAEANVILYDGNALEFSSPLDVVAYANTVYVIPPSEFQITTDGTIWRYNQWIALMSEGNWVEAETTVATTTVGIQFWGDTNDGWARVLVDGVEVWSGDTYGSDATYPGGAFVKYLEVSGLDKETHTIRVESMGIDGPGGSDHVTIFFFALMDPSAVGTTSAPVSGLVAYYPFDGDVKDYSGNDNHGTPMGNMVFSSGVVGSSAATFDGKSHIEVQDSDSLDLTEDFTFTGWLNKEDAGVGGWAVVFSKGDTSSQLGSSSPYALFHSSNGVNSGVRIAGQNIVSNAETDFNEWYFVAVTKDGSELKFYINGELKDTKTTAVSIPRSDTKLLIGIDPPGVTEYFKGSMDDLRIYNIALSQSEISAIYQGASVPTSTPTSTPTTGTTSVSKNGLVAYYPFDGDARDYSGNNNHGTNNGATFVSGTKGQALSFDGTDDYVRSPVNINPDTLPQLTIVAWVKSDLESRTVISHDNGGYDRTIAIDNRGGGLGWSAFTGSGGVLGFHPATIGEWTFIATVYDQDTQTITLYVNDKVYTEKGVLSGGWDYTNIGSNPSYGGNFDGVIDEVRIYSVALSQSEINAIRQGAAVPTQTPTTQDPVADKFTGLTFESRSKATGSSVQIPLTLYGVRENIGNMDMTLRYDSSVLEATEVVKGSLTGDSLYDYNIIDGTIKVSLADKAGFSGDGSVVQVRFDVIGAEGSSSDLDIVSLSANRADLTSVSIATKDGVFTVVGLDESRGDAEGDGGELTALDALYALQMAVGKIPEDLAMDMNGDGSVTSIDARQILRSSAKLE; encoded by the coding sequence TTGTCCGTAACAGTTGCTTCTGCAGAAGCGAATGTTATATTGTATGACGGAAATGCCCTTGAATTCTCAAGTCCTCTGGATGTTGTGGCATATGCAAATACAGTATATGTCATACCACCGTCCGAGTTCCAGATCACGACAGACGGGACCATCTGGCGCTATAATCAGTGGATCGCATTGATGAGTGAAGGTAATTGGGTCGAAGCAGAGACAACCGTAGCAACAACTACGGTAGGTATCCAGTTCTGGGGTGATACCAATGATGGCTGGGCACGTGTTCTTGTTGATGGCGTGGAGGTATGGTCAGGGGATACTTATGGAAGTGATGCGACCTATCCTGGAGGGGCATTTGTAAAGTATCTGGAAGTATCCGGTCTGGATAAAGAGACCCACACCATAAGGGTGGAGAGCATGGGGATCGATGGTCCGGGTGGCAGCGATCATGTGACCATCTTTTTCTTCGCCCTCATGGACCCATCTGCAGTGGGTACAACCTCTGCTCCGGTTAGTGGTCTTGTTGCCTACTATCCTTTTGATGGTGATGTAAAGGACTATTCAGGCAATGACAATCATGGAACCCCTATGGGAAATATGGTTTTCAGCTCTGGTGTAGTAGGAAGTTCTGCAGCGACTTTTGATGGGAAGAGCCATATTGAGGTTCAAGATAGTGATTCTCTTGACCTGACAGAGGATTTCACTTTCACCGGATGGCTCAATAAGGAAGATGCAGGTGTAGGGGGATGGGCTGTCGTGTTCTCAAAGGGTGATACGTCCTCTCAACTTGGTTCAAGTAGCCCATATGCTCTGTTCCACAGTTCCAATGGAGTGAACTCTGGCGTTCGTATTGCCGGCCAGAATATCGTGTCAAATGCTGAAACGGATTTCAACGAGTGGTATTTCGTTGCCGTCACAAAAGATGGAAGTGAGCTGAAGTTCTATATCAATGGGGAACTCAAGGACACTAAAACAACAGCAGTTTCTATCCCGAGATCAGATACTAAGCTTCTCATAGGCATCGATCCCCCGGGAGTCACCGAATACTTCAAAGGCTCGATGGATGATCTTCGGATCTACAATATTGCCCTTTCACAAAGTGAGATAAGTGCTATCTATCAGGGTGCATCGGTCCCAACATCCACTCCGACATCTACTCCGACCACAGGTACAACCTCCGTCTCTAAGAATGGTCTTGTTGCTTACTATCCATTTGATGGTGATGCCAGAGACTATTCCGGTAACAACAACCATGGAACAAACAATGGTGCTACCTTTGTTTCCGGAACAAAGGGTCAGGCATTGAGTTTTGATGGAACTGACGATTATGTACGTTCTCCGGTCAATATCAATCCGGACACTCTTCCACAACTGACCATAGTTGCCTGGGTCAAGTCCGACCTTGAATCGAGAACCGTCATCTCACATGATAATGGGGGTTACGACCGAACGATAGCCATCGATAATCGTGGAGGAGGACTTGGATGGTCCGCATTTACCGGTTCTGGCGGAGTACTGGGTTTCCATCCTGCCACGATAGGGGAATGGACTTTCATAGCGACGGTCTATGATCAGGATACCCAGACAATAACATTGTACGTGAACGATAAGGTGTATACTGAAAAAGGAGTACTCAGTGGTGGATGGGATTACACCAACATTGGTTCCAATCCTTCCTATGGGGGCAATTTTGATGGTGTCATTGATGAGGTGAGGATCTACAGTGTTGCTCTTTCACAAAGCGAGATCAACGCAATTCGTCAGGGAGCAGCAGTTCCAACTCAAACACCTACTACTCAAGACCCTGTTGCTGACAAGTTCACCGGGCTGACCTTTGAATCCCGCAGCAAGGCAACGGGAAGCAGTGTACAGATCCCTCTGACATTGTACGGGGTACGGGAGAATATCGGGAATATGGATATGACCCTGAGATATGATTCTTCCGTCCTTGAAGCCACTGAAGTTGTAAAAGGCAGCCTTACAGGCGATTCACTCTATGATTACAATATCATTGATGGTACGATCAAGGTCAGTTTAGCTGATAAGGCTGGATTCTCAGGTGATGGTTCTGTTGTCCAGGTGAGATTTGACGTGATAGGAGCTGAAGGTTCATCCTCTGACCTTGACATCGTATCCCTTTCTGCCAACAGAGCAGACCTGACGTCAGTGAGTATTGCTACTAAGGATGGAGTGTTCACGGTGGTAGGTCTGGATGAAAGCAGGGGGGATGCAGAGGGTGACGGTGGTGAACTTACTGCTCTGGATGCCCTGTATGCACTCCAGATGGCTGTGGGAAAGATACCGGAGGACCTGGCTATGGATATGAATGGAGATGGAAGTGTAACATCGATCGATGCAAGACAAATACTGAGAAGTTCTGCTAAATTGGAGTGA